A region of Maridesulfovibrio sp. DNA encodes the following proteins:
- a CDS encoding oligopeptide:H+ symporter, giving the protein MSQSSSGAFSHPKPFYLLFSVEMWERFGYYGMQALLVLFMVKKLGFTDQLADQTFSAFAALVYAFICAGGYIGDKVLGSRRTMFLGAIVLAAGYALLGINCEKFLYPALGIIIAGNGLFKANPSALVSKLYDKGDSRVDGAFTLYYMAINIGSFAAMSLCPIIQKHYGWNAGFLVCFIGMLIAIGNYIAFRSVLEPVGSEADFEPLNLKKLLLTLIGTVAIAAMSALLLTHLTLAHELLYAALLVVAVLYVREIMRAEHHEKANLVICLILMAEAIVFFALYQQMPTSLNLFAARNVDPYIFGIPVEAASFQALNPFWIMIISPVLAVVYARLDKAGKDLSLPGKFALGMLMCCAAFMTLAYVARFQADAKGFVSGNWLVISYGFQSLGELLVSGLGLAMVARLTPERSMGFMMGAWFMFQSIAMVLGGEIATMASVPEHGMTALQSIDIYDDLFFKIGAATGAIGVVMAGFVPVLKKYIQD; this is encoded by the coding sequence ATGTCGCAGAGTTCAAGCGGTGCTTTCAGCCATCCCAAGCCATTTTATCTGCTTTTCTCCGTGGAGATGTGGGAACGGTTCGGTTACTATGGAATGCAGGCCCTTCTGGTTTTATTCATGGTCAAAAAGCTGGGGTTTACCGACCAGTTGGCAGACCAGACCTTCAGCGCTTTTGCAGCTCTCGTGTATGCTTTTATCTGCGCAGGTGGTTATATTGGTGATAAGGTTCTCGGTAGCCGCAGGACCATGTTTCTGGGAGCAATTGTCCTCGCTGCCGGATACGCATTGTTAGGCATTAACTGCGAAAAATTTCTTTATCCGGCACTTGGAATCATCATTGCCGGGAACGGTCTGTTCAAGGCGAACCCTTCGGCACTGGTTTCCAAGCTGTATGACAAGGGTGACTCCCGAGTAGACGGAGCCTTCACCTTATATTACATGGCAATCAATATCGGTTCTTTTGCAGCCATGTCGCTTTGCCCGATTATCCAGAAACATTACGGCTGGAATGCAGGTTTTCTGGTCTGCTTCATCGGTATGCTCATTGCTATCGGCAACTATATTGCCTTTCGCTCTGTTCTGGAGCCCGTGGGCTCGGAGGCAGATTTCGAGCCGTTGAACCTGAAGAAACTGTTACTGACCTTGATCGGCACGGTGGCTATTGCGGCGATGTCGGCTCTGCTATTGACTCATCTGACTCTTGCCCATGAGTTGCTTTATGCGGCTCTGCTTGTTGTTGCTGTCCTGTATGTACGTGAGATAATGCGTGCCGAACATCATGAAAAAGCCAACCTTGTCATTTGCTTGATCCTTATGGCCGAGGCGATTGTCTTCTTTGCTCTTTACCAGCAGATGCCTACCTCCCTGAACCTTTTCGCGGCGCGAAATGTGGACCCGTATATTTTTGGAATTCCGGTGGAAGCAGCATCCTTTCAGGCTTTGAACCCATTCTGGATTATGATCATCAGTCCTGTGCTGGCAGTGGTCTATGCCCGTTTGGATAAGGCGGGAAAGGATCTTTCCCTGCCCGGTAAATTTGCGCTCGGTATGCTTATGTGCTGTGCGGCGTTCATGACTCTTGCTTATGTCGCCAGATTTCAGGCGGATGCCAAAGGATTTGTGTCCGGTAACTGGCTGGTGATCAGTTACGGTTTTCAAAGTCTCGGTGAGCTTCTGGTCAGCGGGCTGGGATTGGCTATGGTCGCCCGGCTGACTCCGGAACGGTCCATGGGTTTTATGATGGGGGCGTGGTTTATGTTTCAATCTATAGCCATGGTCCTGGGTGGAGAGATTGCAACCATGGCCAGTGTGCCGGAGCATGGCATGACTGCATTGCAGTCTATCGATATTTATGATGATCTGTTCTTCAAGATAGGTGCTGCTACAGGAGCCATCGGGGTGGTTATGGCCGGATTTGTTCCGGTCCTTAAAAAGTATATTCAGGATTAG
- a CDS encoding calcium/sodium antiporter: MLSNIFFFVLSIFLLWFGADWIVDSASKIAKKYKVADLVIGLTIVAFGTSAPEFLVTATAAFKGLSDISLSNVVGSNIFNLGFILGLMALIKPLPTNRSLAMRDAPLLLATTAMILGLAYFDKLDRAAGVTLLAILGGYIGYLLVHSKRAANAMSGIVPEVEEDDGTQLSSKDWLKLLVGFIGIALGGEFMVDSASAIARHFGVSNWVIGMTIVAAGTSLPELVTCLAASLKGRNEMLLGNLIGSDFFNFAGVLGLTCLMRPLDVSPDALPGLTLLVGMVALVLFFIRTGWKVSRWEGAVLVALSIGRWVFDFMS; the protein is encoded by the coding sequence ATGCTTTCCAATATATTTTTCTTTGTCCTGAGTATTTTTCTGCTCTGGTTCGGTGCTGATTGGATTGTTGATTCTGCTTCCAAGATTGCCAAGAAATACAAGGTGGCCGACCTTGTAATAGGTTTGACCATTGTCGCTTTCGGCACATCCGCTCCGGAATTTCTTGTTACCGCTACGGCGGCGTTCAAAGGTCTTTCGGATATTTCCCTTTCCAATGTTGTCGGATCCAATATTTTCAACCTCGGTTTTATTCTGGGGCTGATGGCACTGATAAAACCTTTGCCGACCAACAGATCTTTGGCAATGCGTGACGCTCCTCTGCTGCTGGCAACCACGGCCATGATTCTGGGGCTGGCTTATTTTGATAAGCTGGACAGAGCTGCGGGAGTTACATTGCTGGCCATTCTGGGCGGGTACATAGGTTACCTGCTGGTGCACAGTAAGCGGGCCGCCAATGCCATGTCCGGGATTGTTCCGGAAGTGGAAGAGGATGACGGAACGCAACTGAGTTCCAAAGATTGGCTCAAGCTGCTGGTCGGGTTTATAGGAATTGCGCTTGGCGGTGAGTTCATGGTCGATTCCGCTTCAGCCATTGCCCGTCATTTCGGGGTTTCAAACTGGGTGATCGGCATGACCATCGTTGCTGCCGGGACTTCGTTGCCGGAGTTGGTTACCTGCCTTGCCGCTTCGCTTAAAGGCCGTAATGAAATGCTGCTCGGAAACCTTATCGGCAGTGATTTTTTCAACTTCGCAGGTGTGCTCGGCCTGACCTGCCTGATGCGTCCGCTTGATGTCTCTCCAGATGCATTGCCCGGACTGACCTTACTTGTAGGCATGGTCGCGCTGGTGCTTTTTTTCATCCGTACCGGTTGGAAGGTTTCACGCTGGGAGGGTGCTGTCCTGGTCGCCTTGAGCATAGGACGTTGGGTATTTGATTTTATGAGTTAG
- a CDS encoding TOBE domain-containing protein codes for MEFSARNLIPGKIKKLTIGMVNAEVVVEIAPNVEVVSVITKHSVEKMGLKEGQEINAMIKATSVMVAK; via the coding sequence ATGGAATTTAGTGCAAGAAACCTCATCCCCGGCAAGATCAAAAAACTCACCATCGGCATGGTTAATGCTGAAGTTGTTGTTGAGATTGCACCGAACGTTGAAGTCGTATCTGTCATCACCAAACATTCGGTTGAAAAAATGGGTCTCAAAGAAGGCCAAGAGATTAATGCCATGATCAAAGCTACAAGCGTTATGGTAGCTAAATAA
- a CDS encoding tRNA(5-methylaminomethyl-2-thiouridylate) methyltransferase, which produces MNKQYDALALFSGGLDSILACKVIQDQGLRVLGLHFITPFFGNPEKIEHWQDIYGVEIMPVDISEKYVQMMLDVPDHGMGKLVNPCVDCKIMMISHAKSMMEEFGAKFIISGEVTGQRPMSQRPPTLNAIRNSSETGDILLRPLCAQSQPETAVEKSGLVDREKLPNIFGRGRKTQLQMAKDYGFSEIPTPAGGCKLTEQENAARYFPLLQRMTEADVNSFQLATTGRQFWAGNKMLVVGRNRNDNECIEDLYEAEDYLFEVRGFPGPLSIGRAFCDEEWIQQEILDAAAMTASFSPKAVKSGEEVHVAIIGPEGEMIVKVTPNRETYFARPTLDGLKEWKKERGEAKES; this is translated from the coding sequence ATGAACAAACAGTATGACGCTTTGGCCCTGTTTTCAGGGGGCCTTGATAGTATATTGGCCTGTAAGGTAATTCAGGATCAGGGATTAAGGGTTCTTGGCCTGCATTTTATCACTCCTTTTTTCGGTAATCCTGAGAAGATAGAGCACTGGCAGGACATTTACGGGGTTGAAATCATGCCCGTTGATATCAGTGAAAAATATGTCCAGATGATGCTTGATGTGCCGGATCACGGCATGGGTAAACTGGTAAACCCATGCGTGGATTGCAAAATCATGATGATCAGCCATGCCAAATCCATGATGGAAGAATTCGGCGCAAAATTTATTATTTCCGGCGAGGTGACCGGGCAGAGACCCATGTCCCAGCGTCCGCCGACCCTGAACGCAATCCGCAACAGTTCGGAGACAGGGGATATCCTTCTCCGTCCGCTTTGTGCACAGTCTCAACCTGAGACTGCTGTTGAAAAATCCGGTCTGGTAGACCGTGAGAAGCTGCCAAATATTTTTGGCCGTGGCCGCAAAACACAGTTGCAGATGGCAAAGGATTACGGTTTCTCTGAAATCCCAACCCCTGCCGGAGGCTGTAAACTCACTGAGCAGGAGAATGCTGCCCGTTATTTTCCGCTCCTGCAGCGTATGACCGAAGCGGATGTAAACTCCTTTCAACTGGCAACTACCGGACGTCAGTTCTGGGCCGGTAACAAGATGCTTGTTGTAGGCCGCAACCGTAATGATAATGAGTGTATTGAAGATCTTTACGAAGCTGAGGATTATCTTTTCGAAGTTCGCGGTTTTCCCGGCCCTTTGAGCATAGGGCGTGCCTTTTGTGATGAGGAATGGATACAGCAGGAGATTCTTGATGCTGCAGCCATGACCGCATCTTTCTCTCCTAAAGCTGTGAAGTCCGGTGAGGAAGTTCATGTAGCCATTATCGGACCAGAAGGTGAAATGATTGTAAAAGTGACCCCCAATCGGGAAACTTACTTTGCGCGTCCGACTCTTGATGGATTGAAAGAATGGAAAAAAGAGCGGGGAGAAGCGAAAGAGAGTTAA
- a CDS encoding Bax inhibitor-1/YccA family protein codes for MSRFGAAGSVSARPEVLNAFMRGIYSWMSAGLLATAAVAWVTLSTPAVMNLVLAQNPETGMIAPTMLFWVAAIGEIGLVFYLSMRISKLSSGAATGLFMAYSALNGLTLSTILVAYTAASIFQTFLVTAGMFGAMSLYGLTTRKDLTGMGSFMMMGLFGILIAMVVNFFMQSSALSFAVSILGVFIFAGLTAYDSQKLKDMGEYIPADDATAVRRGTILGALTLYLDFINMFIFLLRLMGNRE; via the coding sequence ATGAGTAGATTCGGTGCAGCCGGTTCCGTAAGTGCGAGACCGGAAGTCCTTAATGCATTTATGCGCGGCATTTACAGCTGGATGAGCGCGGGCCTTTTGGCAACCGCAGCCGTGGCATGGGTTACTCTTTCCACTCCGGCGGTTATGAACCTCGTGCTGGCCCAGAATCCTGAAACAGGAATGATCGCCCCGACCATGCTTTTCTGGGTTGCGGCAATCGGTGAAATCGGGCTGGTTTTCTATCTGAGCATGCGCATTTCCAAACTTTCATCCGGTGCTGCTACCGGGCTGTTCATGGCCTACAGCGCGTTGAACGGTTTGACCCTTTCCACTATTCTGGTGGCCTACACAGCGGCATCTATTTTCCAGACTTTCCTCGTTACCGCAGGAATGTTCGGAGCCATGTCCCTGTATGGCCTGACTACCCGTAAAGACCTTACCGGAATGGGGTCGTTCATGATGATGGGCCTGTTCGGTATCCTCATCGCCATGGTGGTGAACTTTTTCATGCAGAGTTCTGCGCTGAGCTTTGCCGTTTCCATTCTCGGTGTATTCATCTTCGCGGGACTGACAGCTTATGATTCCCAGAAGTTGAAAGATATGGGTGAGTACATTCCCGCTGACGATGCCACCGCAGTAAGACGCGGCACTATCCTCGGTGCATTGACCCTGTACCTCGACTTTATCAACATGTTCATCTTCCTGCTCCGTCTTATGGGTAACCGCGAGTAG
- the recA gene encoding recombinase RecA encodes MSKKNVNPDELRKAALSTALTTIERKFGKGSIMRLDSDAAHNMPVIPTGSISLDLALGIGGIPKGRITEVYGPESSGKTTLALHVIAECQKAGGTAAFVDAEHALDVKYAKRLGVNTDELLISQPDYGEQALEITDLLVRSGAIDIVIIDSVAALIPQAELEGNMGETQVGGQARLMSHALRKLTGTIHKSKAVVLFINQIRMKIGMTGYGSPETTSGGNALKFYASVRLDIRKIQTLKDKDEVFGSRTRIKVIKNKVAPPFREALVDILYGTGMSREGELLDLGVDHGIVDKSGAWYAFGSERLGQGKENVRQFLAETPELRQQIEDKLLIHLGLKEDHEANVDEKVDEKVDEAGATE; translated from the coding sequence ATGAGCAAGAAAAACGTAAATCCCGATGAACTCCGCAAGGCGGCTTTAAGTACAGCCCTGACCACCATTGAACGCAAGTTCGGCAAGGGCTCCATCATGCGTCTTGATTCTGATGCCGCACACAATATGCCGGTGATTCCAACCGGGTCTATCAGCCTTGATCTGGCTCTTGGCATCGGCGGTATACCCAAGGGAAGAATCACTGAAGTATACGGCCCGGAATCTTCCGGTAAAACAACTCTGGCCCTGCATGTTATTGCGGAATGCCAGAAAGCGGGCGGAACCGCTGCATTCGTTGACGCGGAGCACGCCCTTGACGTCAAATACGCCAAAAGACTGGGCGTAAACACTGACGAACTGCTCATTTCCCAGCCGGACTACGGTGAACAGGCCCTGGAAATCACCGACCTGCTGGTCCGTTCCGGAGCCATTGATATCGTAATTATCGACTCTGTTGCCGCACTTATTCCGCAGGCAGAACTGGAAGGTAACATGGGCGAGACACAAGTCGGCGGACAGGCCAGACTTATGTCCCATGCCCTGCGGAAACTTACCGGGACCATCCATAAATCCAAAGCAGTAGTCCTGTTCATCAACCAGATCCGCATGAAGATCGGAATGACCGGATACGGCAGCCCGGAAACAACTTCCGGCGGTAACGCACTTAAATTCTACGCCTCGGTCCGTCTGGACATCCGTAAAATCCAGACCCTGAAAGACAAGGATGAGGTATTCGGTTCGCGGACAAGGATCAAAGTCATCAAAAACAAGGTGGCACCGCCCTTCCGCGAAGCACTTGTCGATATCCTTTACGGAACAGGCATGTCCCGTGAAGGTGAACTTCTTGACCTCGGCGTGGACCACGGTATCGTGGATAAATCCGGCGCATGGTACGCTTTCGGTTCCGAACGTCTGGGACAGGGCAAGGAAAATGTACGTCAGTTCCTTGCCGAAACCCCGGAACTGCGCCAGCAGATTGAAGACAAACTGCTTATCCACCTCGGACTCAAAGAAGACCATGAAGCGAACGTTGACGAGAAGGTTGACGAGAAGGTTGACGAAGCAGGTGCGACAGAGTAA
- the alaS gene encoding alanine--tRNA ligase, producing the protein MKASEIRERFLKYFEKNGHTIVDSSSLVPKDDPTLLFTNAGMVQFKNTFLGQEKRDYVRATTSQKCLRVGGKHNDLENVGRTARHHTFFEMLGNFSFGDYFKEDAIKFCWEFLTEELGLPKEKLYVTIYNDDDEANELWQNVVNFPAERIYRLGEKDNFWSMGDTGPCGPCSEVHIDQGEDMSCGPNCGIGKCDCDRFLEIWNLVFMQYDQDEEGNRVPLPRPSIDTGMGLERITAVCQGVQSNFETDIFQPMIQAVAKKAGVKYKEDAEIDTALQVIADHSRSIAFLITDQILPSNEGRGYVLRRLIRRAFRFGRLLGLTDPFLHATTAMVVEEMSGQFPELLSNKDFMARMVKEEEERFSQTLDKGLIILEEEMEELKKDGKNIISGETAFKLYDTYGFPLDIINDVAEKQDFEVDEDGFNAAMKEQKDRAKAAWKGSGEKNTGAIFRQVLEAGLKNSFTGYSEMTTESRIVNLLSEEGEHLERITQGNGGWIITAATPFYGESGGQMGDTGAIGTMTGNAEVLETVKASAGLTASKIFVSEGELLIDQEAKLEVAPETRTATERNHTVTHLLHAALKNVLGDHVKQSGSLVGPERLRFDFTHIAAMTPEEISQVENEVNRAILGDTPVVVQEMSNDEAVAKGATALFGEKYGDVVRVVEIPGESMELCGGTHLKSTGEAGTFVILSESGVAAGIRRIEAATGWNSLKFLQEQREEVSKSSAMLKAAPGQLVDRIAALQSQVKELTRANDKLQSKLASGAGADLMSSIEEIGGVKVLAAKLEVTNVKALRDQADALRSKMDSGIFCLAAKVDDGKVSLIIAVTKDLHDRFKAGALIKPVAAEVGGGGGGRPDMAQAGGTNPAGIEKAFATLKKLVADS; encoded by the coding sequence ATGAAGGCCAGTGAAATCAGAGAAAGATTCCTTAAGTATTTCGAAAAAAACGGTCACACAATCGTAGACAGCTCATCCCTCGTTCCCAAGGACGACCCGACCCTGCTCTTTACCAACGCAGGTATGGTCCAGTTCAAGAACACCTTCCTCGGTCAGGAAAAAAGGGATTACGTTCGCGCGACCACTTCGCAGAAATGCCTGCGCGTAGGCGGCAAGCATAACGACCTCGAAAACGTAGGCCGTACCGCACGCCACCACACCTTCTTCGAAATGCTCGGAAACTTCTCGTTCGGCGACTACTTTAAAGAAGACGCCATTAAATTTTGCTGGGAATTCCTCACTGAAGAACTGGGGCTGCCCAAAGAAAAACTTTACGTCACCATTTACAATGATGACGATGAGGCCAACGAACTCTGGCAGAATGTTGTAAACTTCCCGGCTGAACGCATTTACCGACTCGGCGAGAAAGACAACTTCTGGTCCATGGGCGACACCGGCCCCTGCGGTCCCTGCTCCGAGGTCCACATCGACCAGGGCGAAGACATGAGCTGCGGACCCAACTGCGGCATCGGCAAATGTGATTGCGACCGCTTCCTTGAAATCTGGAACCTCGTTTTCATGCAGTATGATCAGGATGAGGAAGGCAACCGCGTGCCCCTGCCCCGTCCTTCCATTGACACCGGCATGGGTCTTGAACGCATCACTGCGGTCTGCCAGGGTGTACAGTCCAACTTTGAGACCGATATATTCCAGCCCATGATTCAGGCTGTAGCCAAGAAAGCCGGCGTTAAATACAAAGAAGACGCGGAAATCGACACTGCACTGCAGGTCATTGCCGACCACTCCCGCTCCATAGCTTTCCTGATCACCGATCAGATCCTGCCGTCAAACGAAGGACGCGGTTACGTGCTGCGCAGATTGATCCGGCGCGCATTCCGTTTCGGCCGTCTGCTCGGCCTTACTGATCCCTTCCTCCACGCAACAACCGCAATGGTAGTGGAAGAAATGAGCGGCCAGTTCCCCGAACTGCTGAGCAACAAGGACTTCATGGCCCGCATGGTCAAGGAAGAGGAAGAACGCTTCAGCCAGACCCTCGACAAAGGCCTGATCATCCTTGAAGAGGAAATGGAAGAGCTGAAGAAAGACGGCAAAAACATCATTTCCGGTGAAACTGCTTTCAAACTCTACGATACTTACGGTTTTCCGCTGGACATCATCAACGATGTTGCTGAGAAACAAGATTTCGAAGTTGACGAAGACGGCTTCAACGCCGCCATGAAAGAGCAGAAAGACCGCGCCAAAGCGGCATGGAAGGGCTCCGGTGAAAAGAACACCGGTGCAATCTTCCGTCAGGTTCTGGAAGCTGGGCTTAAGAACAGCTTCACCGGATACTCCGAGATGACAACCGAATCCCGGATAGTCAACCTGCTTTCCGAAGAAGGCGAACATCTTGAACGCATAACTCAGGGCAACGGCGGCTGGATCATCACTGCCGCAACTCCCTTCTACGGAGAGTCCGGCGGTCAGATGGGTGACACCGGTGCAATCGGCACCATGACCGGTAATGCAGAAGTACTGGAAACCGTAAAGGCTTCCGCAGGACTTACCGCATCCAAAATTTTCGTAAGCGAAGGCGAACTGCTCATTGATCAGGAAGCCAAGCTTGAGGTTGCCCCGGAAACAAGGACAGCAACAGAACGTAACCACACTGTTACGCACCTGCTCCACGCTGCCCTTAAAAATGTTCTGGGCGACCATGTTAAGCAGTCCGGGTCACTGGTGGGACCTGAACGGCTGCGTTTTGACTTCACCCACATTGCAGCCATGACTCCTGAAGAAATAAGTCAGGTTGAAAATGAGGTAAACCGTGCTATACTGGGCGACACTCCCGTAGTCGTACAGGAAATGAGCAATGACGAAGCCGTCGCCAAAGGCGCTACCGCATTGTTCGGCGAAAAGTACGGAGATGTTGTCAGAGTTGTTGAAATTCCTGGTGAATCCATGGAGCTTTGTGGTGGTACCCACCTCAAGTCTACCGGTGAAGCAGGAACATTTGTAATCCTGTCCGAGTCCGGCGTAGCTGCGGGTATCCGCCGCATTGAAGCCGCTACCGGATGGAATTCACTTAAATTTCTGCAGGAGCAGCGCGAGGAAGTATCCAAATCCTCCGCAATGCTCAAAGCAGCACCCGGACAGCTGGTCGACAGAATTGCGGCCCTGCAGTCTCAGGTGAAGGAACTGACCCGGGCCAATGACAAGCTTCAGTCAAAACTGGCTTCCGGTGCAGGTGCAGACCTGATGAGTTCCATAGAAGAGATTGGCGGCGTTAAAGTTCTCGCAGCCAAACTCGAAGTGACCAATGTCAAAGCCCTGCGCGATCAGGCCGATGCTCTGAGATCCAAAATGGATTCCGGTATATTCTGCCTTGCCGCAAAGGTTGATGACGGTAAAGTTTCCCTGATTATCGCCGTGACCAAGGACTTGCACGATAGATTCAAGGCCGGTGCATTAATCAAACCCGTTGCAGCTGAGGTTGGCGGAGGTGGTGGCGGCAGGCCCGACATGGCGCAGGCCGGAGGCACCAACCCCGCTGGTATTGAAAAAGCATTCGCAACCCTCAAGAAACTGGTTGCAGATTCATAG
- the lpxK gene encoding tetraacyldisaccharide 4'-kinase: MLKLHQLQNILSPILAPISKGYSAVMSRRAEKYVQGEYERFRPECPCVSVGNIGSGGSGKTPLADWLLKWAEREGLLTVLLTRGYGAKPAQMPYLVNRLSPVHEAGDEPLMLANGNPEAKIVVDPVRKRSGAWATQEFQPELMLLDDGFQHMAVERDLDFVLLTPDDFTTGWDKVIPRGTWRESQLALQRADVFFVKSGPQTFNQMRPLIEQKLARFGKPVFQFELKAKGLKLLGTGEQLGFGSEKYLLFAGIGKPEILHEDAKKYMGRAPEEFIIFKDHHSYTAQDMELIRRKAAAAGAKRIVCTPKDVVKLTKLGCEEFYVIDLEVEFKETVFFDDIEEVPFDKWWNKQRLIDAFNK; encoded by the coding sequence ATGTTAAAGTTACACCAGCTACAGAATATTCTTAGCCCCATTCTGGCCCCAATTTCAAAGGGATACAGTGCGGTCATGTCCCGCCGTGCGGAGAAATATGTGCAGGGTGAATACGAGCGGTTTCGTCCTGAATGTCCATGTGTTTCTGTGGGGAATATCGGTTCCGGGGGCAGCGGGAAAACTCCCCTTGCGGACTGGCTGCTCAAGTGGGCGGAGCGGGAAGGACTGTTGACTGTTTTGCTTACACGTGGCTATGGGGCCAAGCCGGCGCAAATGCCGTATCTGGTGAATCGGCTGAGTCCGGTCCATGAGGCAGGTGATGAACCGCTCATGCTTGCTAACGGTAATCCTGAGGCTAAGATAGTGGTCGATCCGGTTCGTAAGCGTTCCGGTGCCTGGGCAACGCAGGAATTTCAGCCGGAACTGATGCTGCTTGATGACGGATTCCAGCATATGGCGGTGGAGCGCGATCTTGATTTCGTGCTGCTCACTCCTGATGATTTTACAACTGGCTGGGATAAGGTTATCCCCCGTGGCACATGGCGGGAGAGTCAGCTGGCACTGCAACGGGCGGATGTTTTTTTCGTGAAGAGCGGCCCGCAGACTTTTAACCAGATGCGCCCGCTGATAGAACAGAAGCTGGCTCGGTTCGGTAAACCGGTTTTTCAATTTGAACTGAAAGCAAAAGGTCTCAAGCTCCTCGGCACAGGAGAACAGCTCGGCTTTGGAAGTGAAAAATATCTGCTTTTTGCCGGAATCGGCAAGCCGGAAATATTGCATGAGGATGCAAAAAAATACATGGGCCGTGCCCCCGAAGAATTTATAATTTTCAAGGATCACCACTCATACACAGCACAGGACATGGAATTGATCCGCAGGAAAGCAGCGGCTGCCGGTGCAAAGCGGATTGTTTGTACCCCCAAGGACGTTGTGAAATTGACTAAACTCGGCTGTGAAGAATTTTATGTAATTGATCTGGAAGTAGAATTTAAAGAAACCGTTTTTTTTGATGACATAGAAGAAGTCCCCTTTGATAAGTGGTGGAATAAACAAAGATTAATAGACGCATTTAATAAATAA